The genomic segment GATTGgctaaagagaaaaaagagggagATTTGGGATTTAAGGATTTGCAGAACTTCAACAAAGCCTTGTTGGCTAAACAGGTCTGGAGACtgatttccaaaccaaatctttTAGTCAGCAAGGTCTTGAGGGCAAAGTACTTCAATAGGGACTCAATCTTTAAGTGCAAAGTCCCAAAGTGTGCTTCTTGGATTTGGCAAAGTATGATGAATGTGAGAGATTTTGTGCAAAATGGAACTAGAAAGAAGATAGGCAATGGCAAGGCTACCAACATTTGGGAGGATAATTGGATCCCAGGAAATAAGGATGGAAAAGTCACATCTGCAAGGCCTTAGAATTGCAACGTCAGAAGAGTAGATGAGATGATCAGTGGCTTTAGATGGAGGAAACCATTGGTACTTATAACCTTTAACAGAAAGGATGCTGACGAAATCCTGGATATCCCTATAAGTATCTCAGGAAGGGAAGACAGCAACTACTGGCTACATAGTGGCAATGGCATCTATACGGTCAATTCTGGATACAAACCATTGAGAAGAGAAACAACCCAACATATAGGAAAAAGAGCTGATGAGGCAGAAACGAGCTTAGCAAACtccaatggaaagcaatagaaGTGGTTGTGGAAGCTGAAAGTCAAAGCAAGATAAAACACTTCATTTGGAGGAGTTTAAATGGGCTACTTCCAGTTAATGCTTTGGTGTTTTATAGAACACACCATGGAGATCCAATATGTGATGGCTGTGGAGAACATAATGAGTCTATTGAACATATGTTTTTTCAATGCAGCACAGCTCAAGAGGTATGGAAGATGGCCCCAATACAGTGGGATGGGTTAATTGGACAAACAGGAAATTTTACAGTTTGGTGGACTGCAATGCTGGAAGCCTCATGTAGGATAGAGGGGAGGGAGCATATAGAGCTAACTATGAATATCCTTTGGCAAATATGGAAAAGGAGAAATGAATGGAAGTTCAATGCTAAATGAAAGCACCCTTGGAAAACAGTTAACAAGGCTCAACAGGAATGACAAGAACAAGCCTCAGCTTGGAGTAAGGAGACAATGATCCCTGACGATGCTGGAAAAGAAGGAGAGGAAGTAGAATCAGTAGAGATACGAAGTGATGAAATGTAGATCAATATAGCAACTAGTGTGCAGGAACAGACCAAAAGGATTGGTACTGGGATTTTAGCAACTAACCACAGCCATCAGGTGGTGTCAGCCTGGGTACTAATTGATAGGAAAGCAGTAAATCAGTTGCAGACTATAGCAGAAGCTATGAAGATGGCCATTATAAAGGCCAGACATCATCAATGGCAGAAAATTACAGTCCATGTTCCCAGCCTACAGCTACTGAAAGTGATTACGTCGGGAGTGGCTAAGGATATCAAAATATCTACTTTGGCTGATGATATTAACAACCTCAGATCATTGTTCCAGAAATGCTCCTTTTGTCTAGATAGAAGATTAAATAAAAGATGTAATTTGATTAGTGATTATGCCTTAGGCATATTTCAAGATGAGGAATGGATCAACCCTCAATGTGTCTAACACTTTTGTATAGAACTTCTTGAGCCTTTGCTCATATAAGTGTACATCTTTTGCCAATCAATACAAAAACTAccgttgaaaaaaaaattaaatgaaataaaaaataaaaagtttaattagAATCGCTAGTACCCATTTAAGACAATTGTGCTGTAATTCACATCTTATTTTATCCAAATACGCTCAATATCACTAATGAAAACTTAAGCgactaaaatgatcaaaattttcaacaatagGGACTAAAAGAGCAAAGTCAAAACTATTAAATAATGGTAATTTGATTTTAACCCTTTTTCATTACTGAATTTTCGTCAAATGTCCTTAATGCACCTAATATCAGAAATTTTGAGAACCAAATTTATTGTGGCCAACATGAGACTCTAATTTAGCACATATGCTAAAAATTCGAGACTAAAACTACAATTCACTCAgtttccaaaagaaaaatctataccttttttgttttatttttgtgcgcacatgtgattttttttcttttgttacctTTGATATCACACAATGGTCCAAACCAACTGACATATGTTAATAGATTCAATTGTTAAAATGACATTATGAATTGTTAGAGTGGTAATATGTAGGAAAATTTTGTTCGGTAGAATTTTGGGTGGAAGGACTAAATCATTTAGTTTAAATTACATTTTAGTAAACTAAGtaaatggaagaattaggttaTAAAACCTCATTTATACCCAAAAAAAGAGGGgggaaaaataaatataaatctcATTTGCCATACAAATTACAATCCATTAACTCAATGGAAAACGTGACCATTGGAAGCTACGACAACTTATCGCCAAACATTGCATTAGTAAGCCAACTTGCAACTTGTGTCTCCGGTGACATAATATAATTGCTGAAAAGACCACTTAATTCTTGTTGTCTTGAACAATGGGTCATCTTTAATTCTCCTTTATCATGTTGCCGAAAGAGCACGCACTAATATTAAGTTGAGCAATGTTactattttaagaaataaattaacataGTTTTTACACGGCTAACCTTGTTTGATTCTTGTCATATGTAAATTAGAAATCAAGTGCTTCAGTAAAAAAGTAGCTACCTTGGCTTTTTATCCTACTTTGGAAAATTActcaaatttaccaaatttgATGGTTAATATACTTGagttttagcattttatttatGACTATTATTGTTTTCAGACTTaaaagttttttatttaaaatacaaACAGGATATAATGTGGCCAAATAAGGATAATCCGGCATTTTCTTGTCCTCAACACGTGGCCTCATCTTATCAATCATCATATTCGTCCATAGAAACTGATGCTCAAAGTTTTGTTTCGCGATTAGTCATTTAACTCATTTATCATGTATTCATCCATAGAAATTGATCTCAAAGTTTTGTTTCTTTACCATTAGTAAGAGTACAACATATTATTAGTTTACTTGCCGCTAGAGCTTTCTTAGATTCATGTTGTAAATGGAAAATTTGCataaaaattttggttttatttatggTGTAGGAGAGTTGCTCCCAAATACAATCAACTCCTAATGACAAAGGGGATACTAAACCTTTTCCAAGTTTGAGTATTTCCTTTCTTTAGATTGAATTTTGATCATTTATATAGATTCGActcatttgttttgattttaccTTCTCCCCTAACAATCGTATTATATTCAATCATTTGTACCTCAAATGAAAAGTAAATGTAATTATTCTTTTGACAAACAGGTTTGTAGAATTGCTGGGCGAAGTGCATATATCTTTGGAAAAGAAGATCCAGGGAATTGCTTGAGAAGATGCACGAACTAGAATTTTTGTTCAAAGTTATTAATGTCTTCAGTACAACGTTTGGTGTTGATTCTTAATGTATTCAAATTCTAATGGGAAAAATTAGACCATTAATGAgataccaaaaacaaaaaaaattcgaaGTCTAATGCCATTCAGATATAAGTTTTTTTGATCGAATGAATCACCAGGTAGGTTGTATAAAGGGCTGCCGTTGTTTTGTTTTGATCAAATGAAACATCAATAACTAGTTTTAGGTTAAAACTAATAATAAACTCTTGTTCAAATTACTATAATATTAGAGTACTGTTAtggaaatattaaaaaaatagtaGTATTACTAATTACAAGAGACGTTCGTAACATTTATAGCTAGTTACTTTGGATATTTagcttagaaaagaaaagatgggaAATGTTAAgttatgaaagaaaagaaaagaatagaaaGGAAGAGGAGATTTTAATGTTGTTTGAGAATTTTAGAAGGAAGTAGAATGATTTTCAATATATATACCaataaaatttcattcaatagtTTTGTGACAGGGTGTCgagtctgtgcaataataattacctactccagaaaaaaatacaaattttgtatatagcggtgagtagggtcgaatccacaaggATTGGGgataacttatttattttaGAGTTTGAAGTATGGGGGAtttttggagaatataaaataactaattaactaactaataaaacaaataatagaaataaacaagaattaatcaatAGCCAATATGACTCTAgccaaaggtgcaacttttcagacacggtccattcaactgatcatcgatgcaaagataattcaattactcattaatagattggttatagttgtcatacacgcgatgaacaaccagcctttccttaatttctcgatagttaaagtacgaccgttaactattcctctaaccaagaaataaccctaggtacgaccgtaggatttaattccccaattgcattaagatctagaaaagcccaaccctaaccaacaaacacgctacgagggtttgtttaagttagatcatacgtttccctaacatgaaaccaatcacgctagtcgccactcgtattaatcaattgaacaattacgaattcaatcaattaatttggcaTTAGATCATTAAGTTAATTTgaatatcgggcccttgacattcaaataacataacaagcataagcaattaaatcaggaaacgcacaaataccaataaataaaggaaataagtaaaataattagatctcacagatgttcgGAACCGAGTCCTCAAATTGACCTTCGACTAGATGAGAAatttagccacgcctcatgagaaaatcttcCCGTAATTTAACTGAGGTCCAGGCCATCAAAGgagccaagaaagaaaagaaaactaaaactatccTAAAAGCCTCCTAGAACTATTATTTATAGCTTTCTGTACGTTTGTTCCTTTTTAAAGCCCAAAGATGACTTATGCTTCATATCCGTGGTCCTCGCCGAAATTGAGAGTCCAAGTACTCAAAAGAAAGCTCTGCCAATTCCTTGTATTATGTTTTCTCTTGGTAGGAGGACTCTTGGTCAGCAAAAAAAGGGAATGGAAGTCCGGTTCTTCTCAGCAATGTGGGCCAGGTCTGTGAAGTATTTAGAAGTCTCCACTTTCTCCAGAAAATACCTccttttttgtagttttctgctCCACTCCCTAAAATTAagtccagataccaaatataagtaaatattaataattaaaacaatatttggcaaggacaaatgggaaattaataataaaataatcaacaattaacaccctatcaattccccccacacctgaaccatgcttgccctcaagcatgagaacaacaattgaacaccaaaatttgacaatGGCTGTTGCTCCAACTACCGTATTGCCAAGATATCcagaaaaacatatatcaagcatcacAAGTTAAGATCCATGAAAAATCATCCCGGTTAGCTTTCCAAccaccaactcctccaatttaaagcaaactaatctaagaaaaaggaatggtttCTCACATTTATCaacaaatggtccaactattaaccaaaatctcgacattaagatcacaaatcggcaagctgacttattcacatactaacacaatctttattttattttatttttctttttgttttgtttttgtttctttttcttttttttttttgagtaacaaaagacttagtctatagcccttagagccttttgacgcgaactccaacatttgacaGATGGAgaagcccggttactcagctccaatcgctacaggaccacgcactcataacaactactaccttttgacgcgaaaattgacactttaggtgaagatccccggttactcagtagtaaccactagcggagtacagtcaactcttatttacaACTATATAgcacaataactaaaaataacataaaaataacagcagccagcctcaaattttcaaatatggagaactaaaattaataattggaccaattcacatgaaaaatgccaacaatcattctctatgcctagaaaagttaaccaaaaattaaaaaagtcaAGCAATTACTGATATGCACCAGAGAGATGTTCCTAAACTCAACCACATCAACTTGATACCCTTTTATCACTAAAACTTGGCAATATCAGAATTAGAGACAACAATCCAACATTAAACTTGGTATTCAAATAAAACCTAATcacgaataaaagaaataaacgaAAAGGAGATAAATATCAAactaaaaacaaaggaaaaacacCTAAAAGTCGAAAACTGGAAATACTAGCACCCAAACTggtcccccccacacctaattcacacattgccctcaatgtgataaacTAACAACAAAAGGAAGGAGAAAggcaacggtacttccctgaaATTGTCAAAACAAGGGTGGGTCGGGCGGAGTGCTGCCAAATTCTGCGCCATGTTATGCAAGTCGACGTCAATGTGGGTCACTCGAGTCTCCAGTCTCTCAACTTGCATTCGGAGTTGGACCCAATCGTTAGCCCCTGGGTGGTCCCCTGCTTAGCCAAATGCAATAACAATACATCCCAAAAccgcaacaagtgttccaatgAATTTAGCAATTgaaatgaaaaagacaaaatacTCCCACACAAGGCAAATAGAGGCAACCTACTTCAATAAGCAACGGAAATGGCACAGGAGCCGTATAATGCACCAATTAAATGCAATAAACCCCAACCAAAGGCAGCTCAATAGATTCCAGGTAGAAAGTACCAAATGATACTCAATTGACACAAAAAACGATCCCAACAAAGCAGCAAGATCGAAGGATACTCAGTCACAGATGCTCAATCATATCGAAATAAGAAATTGTAAGCAAATTAGCACAACCAATACCATTGGTGCATGCACAGGAAAGAAGGGAACCACATGGCCAACCCAATTAATAAAATGCACAACCGAGGCACCCCAAAGGCTAGAAAAGTACCCTAACAACACAGCAAATT from the Coffea arabica cultivar ET-39 chromosome 11e, Coffea Arabica ET-39 HiFi, whole genome shotgun sequence genome contains:
- the LOC113718366 gene encoding uncharacterized mitochondrial protein AtMg00310-like, which translates into the protein MPVYTMSCFKLPNKLCKEVTSIFANYWWGENDGRNKMHWCSWGRLAKEKKEGDLGFKDLQNFNKALLAKQVWRLISKPNLLVSKVLRAKYFNRDSIFKCKVPKCASWIWQSMMNVRDFVQNGTRKKIGNGKATNIWEDNWIPGNKDGKVTSARP